The following proteins come from a genomic window of Vallitaleaceae bacterium 9-2:
- a CDS encoding energy-coupling factor transporter transmembrane component T — MTKVFDPRTKIIFVFFFTAVAIFFGNMMVLNITLVIGVCFALFFRVRLVPLFKRMQKFLRFFLVLIIIQSIFVAEGEVIFRLFGVKLLTDVGIIRGVQYLYRMLVVILSGAIISTSGLKDNLQALVQLGLPYDVGFMCAIGIRFLPIFMEDIKNTQMALGLRGIDFESLKLTDRIQMVTTLFLPTVVGALQRAKELSLSAEARGYKIQSKRSYYRWLKFSAMDYGMIVMVMVLFIGLVVWKG; from the coding sequence ATGACAAAAGTGTTTGATCCTCGAACAAAGATTATTTTCGTCTTTTTCTTTACAGCGGTTGCGATTTTCTTTGGAAATATGATGGTGTTAAATATTACCTTAGTGATTGGCGTTTGCTTTGCATTATTTTTTCGCGTTCGCCTTGTTCCTCTGTTCAAACGTATGCAGAAGTTCCTTCGCTTTTTTTTGGTATTGATTATTATTCAAAGTATTTTTGTTGCCGAAGGAGAGGTCATCTTTCGGCTCTTTGGCGTGAAACTATTGACGGATGTGGGGATTATCCGTGGTGTTCAGTATCTTTATCGGATGTTGGTAGTTATCCTATCTGGAGCCATTATCTCAACATCAGGTCTTAAAGATAACTTACAAGCCTTAGTCCAGCTAGGACTTCCCTATGATGTAGGGTTTATGTGTGCTATTGGCATTCGATTTTTGCCGATTTTCATGGAAGATATTAAAAATACTCAGATGGCTCTAGGGTTACGAGGGATTGATTTTGAATCGTTAAAGCTTACGGACCGTATTCAAATGGTCACGACACTTTTTTTGCCAACGGTTGTAGGTGCACTACAAAGAGCCAAAGAACTATCATTATCAGCAGAGGCTAGAGGCTATAAGATACAAAGCAAGCGAAGCTATTATCGATGGTTGAAGTTTTCGGCCATGGATTATGGAATGATTGTGATGGTTATGGTTCTATTTATTGGTTTAGTGGTTTGGAAAGGATAA
- a CDS encoding ABC transporter ATP-binding protein: protein MEAIIRLDGVSYRVKEKDILSNINLSLYKGEIVALTGPNGAGKTTLSKVMMGVLQPTQGKAYIEEQDLETMKLFEVGRKIGYMFQNPTHQIFMATVKEELSFAMRYNKCSKEKIREETNTMMNVFNLNIIQEHLTYHLSQGEKQRVALATILMNRPQYLILDEPFKGLDEEHKHQMINYLKTIHRQGVGILIITHNQYIIKTLADRVLFMGGGYIEHDKSV from the coding sequence ATGGAAGCAATCATCCGATTAGATGGAGTATCCTATAGAGTAAAAGAAAAAGATATCTTATCGAATATCAACCTATCCTTATATAAAGGAGAGATTGTTGCTTTGACAGGTCCTAATGGTGCCGGTAAAACTACGCTCTCAAAAGTTATGATGGGGGTATTACAGCCAACACAAGGAAAAGCATATATTGAAGAGCAAGATTTAGAGACGATGAAGCTATTTGAAGTAGGGCGTAAGATAGGCTATATGTTTCAAAATCCTACACACCAGATTTTTATGGCGACGGTGAAAGAGGAACTGAGTTTTGCTATGCGATATAACAAGTGCTCCAAAGAGAAGATAAGAGAAGAAACAAATACTATGATGAACGTATTTAACTTGAATATCATACAAGAGCATTTGACCTATCATTTGAGTCAAGGGGAAAAGCAGCGTGTAGCGCTTGCAACAATATTGATGAACAGACCACAATACCTAATACTTGATGAACCGTTTAAAGGATTAGACGAAGAACATAAACATCAAATGATAAACTACTTAAAGACAATCCATAGACAGGGGGTTGGGATTTTGATTATTACCCATAATCAATACATCATTAAGACATTGGCAGATCGAGTGCTTTTTATGGGAGGTGGTTACATTGAGCATGACAAAAGTGTTTGA
- a CDS encoding DUF308 domain-containing protein → MLKLLRIIVGALFIIFGIYLWTHPAETLISYSLYLGLIQLTTAIVALIVFVTNKMKPIPYASIIISALIGIVILSLPLLSLGIILWIFIFAFLATSILSLYNFMHNREKTNILYIIIASLAVLYGFIMLFRPITAANTLAKILAVFVIINGVSYIISEHKLTKV, encoded by the coding sequence ATGTTAAAATTATTACGAATCATCGTTGGTGCACTTTTTATCATTTTTGGTATTTATTTGTGGACACATCCTGCTGAAACACTCATATCATACTCACTATATCTTGGTCTTATTCAACTTACGACAGCCATTGTAGCCCTCATTGTTTTTGTTACCAATAAAATGAAGCCGATTCCATATGCCAGCATTATAATATCTGCACTCATAGGCATCGTAATCCTTTCGTTGCCTTTACTATCTCTAGGAATTATTCTTTGGATTTTTATCTTTGCCTTTTTAGCGACTTCCATTTTATCTCTTTATAATTTTATGCATAACAGGGAAAAAACCAATATTCTCTATATCATCATTGCAAGCTTAGCTGTCCTTTATGGCTTTATTATGCTCTTTAGACCGATCACTGCTGCCAATACATTGGCAAAAATTCTTGCTGTTTTTGTCATCATTAACGGCGTATCCTACATAATATCCGAACACAAACTAACGAAAGTATAA
- a CDS encoding molybdopterin-guanine dinucleotide biosynthesis protein MobB, whose product MKVFSVCGFTSTGKTTTVEGIIKELKRRNYSVGSVKDIHFEDFRIDTQGSNTHRHRMAGAELVTARGLHETDILFPRQLNIYEIQAFYDVDYLVIEGMCDANIAHILTGKTKQDLENKYNDRVFMISGKIADTITEYKGLPAISIFDDPKRMVDLIEEKTFELLPDFDEKCCGACGMDCRQFCASVIHENRDIRECVLYSSDVQMKINGQSIEMVPFVQKILKNAVIGVASELDGWTSNGKLEITIGRDYADR is encoded by the coding sequence ATGAAGGTGTTTTCAGTATGTGGATTTACATCAACAGGAAAAACAACAACAGTTGAAGGAATTATCAAAGAACTAAAGCGACGTAACTATTCAGTAGGCTCGGTCAAAGATATTCATTTTGAAGACTTTCGAATAGATACTCAAGGAAGCAATACCCATCGACATCGTATGGCAGGTGCAGAACTAGTGACAGCTAGAGGGCTTCACGAGACGGATATTTTATTTCCAAGGCAGTTGAATATTTATGAGATACAAGCGTTTTATGATGTGGATTATTTGGTAATAGAAGGAATGTGTGATGCAAATATTGCGCATATACTTACAGGTAAGACAAAGCAGGACTTAGAGAATAAGTATAATGACCGCGTCTTTATGATTTCAGGGAAAATAGCTGATACGATTACAGAATATAAAGGACTTCCGGCAATAAGTATTTTTGATGACCCTAAGAGAATGGTAGACTTGATTGAGGAAAAAACGTTTGAATTGTTGCCTGATTTTGATGAAAAATGTTGTGGAGCTTGTGGAATGGATTGCAGACAGTTTTGTGCATCTGTAATACACGAAAATAGAGATATAAGAGAGTGTGTGCTTTATTCTAGTGATGTTCAGATGAAAATTAATGGTCAGTCCATAGAGATGGTTCCCTTTGTACAGAAAATATTAAAAAATGCTGTGATAGGTGTTGCAAGTGAACTTGATGGATGGACGTCTAATGGCAAATTAGAGATTACTATAGGTAGGGATTATGCAGATAGATAA
- a CDS encoding DUF2202 domain-containing protein has protein sequence MKKIGKVFGVALLIMSFFTVASWAQEESIGSAAAFEQDTFTLEQMLTYALEDEVMAEAEYAAIIKEFGVGTPFTNIIKAEVTHQEAVLSLFEARDIEIPEFEEEDYIVLPDTLAEIYTVGIQAEINNIAMYDMFLEQDLDMDVRQVFEALRNASLNHQAAFERASQRSAGIGYGNRNRKFR, from the coding sequence ATGAAAAAGATAGGAAAAGTATTTGGAGTAGCATTATTGATAATGAGTTTTTTTACAGTAGCCAGTTGGGCTCAAGAAGAAAGTATTGGCTCAGCCGCAGCCTTTGAACAAGACACATTTACATTAGAGCAGATGTTGACATATGCACTTGAAGACGAAGTGATGGCAGAAGCAGAATATGCTGCGATTATCAAGGAGTTTGGTGTTGGGACGCCATTTACTAATATTATTAAGGCGGAGGTGACGCATCAAGAAGCGGTATTAAGTTTGTTTGAGGCGAGAGATATTGAAATTCCTGAATTTGAGGAAGAAGACTATATTGTGTTGCCGGATACATTGGCAGAAATATATACAGTTGGAATCCAAGCTGAGATCAATAATATTGCCATGTATGATATGTTTCTTGAACAAGATTTAGATATGGATGTACGTCAGGTTTTTGAAGCGTTGCGTAATGCTTCTCTAAATCATCAAGCAGCTTTTGAACGTGCAAGCCAACGTAGTGCAGGCATAGGATATGGGAATCGGAATCGAAAGTTTCGTTAA
- a CDS encoding diguanylate cyclase encodes MKIYQLKYYIGSFVVFFILSFFVLFFLEQEVRKAHIEELQNHEINVVKLESDFLGREFGMLVSDLNYLHHAYNEQFIGGNSFDELTNHWIEFSTHRRVYDQIRYIDVHGDEKIRINFDGNHGYAVPTQELQNKSDRTYFTESIGLEENLVYISPVDLNIEQGQVEEPYKPMIRLATPIYDDMKNVQGVLVLNYLAENTLLNFRQLAENSRGELILINSDGYRLSSADPIQDWNFMFEEKKGDTFKKEYPKEWEWIETNSEGQTNTDNGLFTTMEVDLSQKYAINSKNMTESGVVFGDGNWQIVSVFLRNEENSAYFNDNALMIMRDVLKQNMSYFILLALASGVIGFLIHVNRKTYLRIKYYSEYDPLTKALNRRAGIAKLQKLTPVSERRDIQVSLCFLDINGLKEVNDTLGHAIGDELIKSVSDTIYSEIREQDFLIRLGGDEFLIVFEGIGEDKTEIIWKRIVNCYDQINQNEARKYNISVSHGIVVFEGKGKTHLDDLISEADEKMYQEKKIIKAGLNIIKEIT; translated from the coding sequence ATGAAGATATATCAGTTAAAATATTATATAGGTTCATTTGTGGTGTTTTTTATACTGTCTTTTTTTGTGCTATTTTTTTTAGAGCAAGAAGTACGTAAAGCCCATATTGAAGAGTTACAGAACCATGAAATCAATGTCGTCAAATTAGAAAGTGATTTTTTAGGACGAGAATTTGGTATGTTGGTTTCAGACTTAAACTATCTACATCATGCGTATAACGAACAGTTCATTGGAGGTAATAGCTTTGATGAGTTGACGAATCATTGGATTGAGTTTTCAACACATAGACGTGTCTATGATCAGATACGCTATATTGATGTTCATGGAGATGAAAAGATACGCATTAATTTTGATGGTAACCATGGATATGCAGTACCAACACAAGAACTTCAAAATAAAAGTGATCGAACGTATTTTACAGAATCTATTGGTCTTGAAGAAAACCTTGTCTATATCTCTCCGGTGGATTTAAATATAGAACAAGGACAGGTGGAAGAGCCCTATAAACCGATGATACGACTAGCGACGCCGATATACGATGATATGAAGAATGTACAAGGTGTGCTTGTATTAAACTATCTTGCAGAAAATACGTTGTTAAACTTTAGACAATTAGCAGAAAACAGTCGTGGCGAACTTATTTTAATTAATTCCGATGGATACCGATTATCTTCAGCCGATCCGATCCAGGATTGGAATTTTATGTTTGAAGAAAAAAAGGGCGACACTTTCAAAAAAGAGTATCCAAAGGAATGGGAATGGATTGAGACAAACAGTGAAGGACAGACCAATACAGACAATGGTTTGTTTACAACTATGGAAGTTGACTTGAGTCAAAAATACGCAATCAATTCAAAAAACATGACGGAGAGTGGCGTTGTATTTGGGGATGGAAACTGGCAGATCGTGTCTGTTTTTTTGCGAAATGAAGAAAATAGTGCCTATTTTAATGACAATGCGCTAATGATTATGCGTGATGTATTGAAGCAAAATATGTCCTACTTTATATTATTGGCGCTTGCCTCTGGCGTGATCGGGTTTTTAATTCACGTCAATCGAAAGACTTATCTACGTATAAAATACTATTCAGAGTATGACCCATTAACCAAAGCGTTGAATCGGCGGGCCGGAATCGCTAAACTGCAAAAACTAACTCCTGTCAGTGAGCGAAGGGATATTCAAGTTAGTTTGTGCTTTTTAGATATTAATGGATTAAAAGAAGTTAATGATACATTAGGGCATGCCATAGGAGATGAGCTGATAAAAAGTGTCTCGGATACCATTTATTCAGAAATACGCGAACAAGACTTTTTGATTCGCTTAGGTGGAGATGAATTTTTAATTGTCTTTGAAGGAATTGGTGAAGACAAAACAGAAATTATATGGAAACGTATTGTCAACTGTTATGACCAGATTAACCAAAATGAAGCAAGAAAATATAACATTAGTGTCAGTCACGGAATCGTGGTCTTTGAAGGTAAAGGTAAAACCCATTTGGATGATTTGATTAGCGAAGCCGATGAGAAAATGTATCAAGAGAAAAAGATTATCAAAGCCGGATTAAACATTATCAAAGAAATTACATAA